One window of the Rosa rugosa chromosome 3, drRosRugo1.1, whole genome shotgun sequence genome contains the following:
- the LOC133736970 gene encoding U-box domain-containing protein 3: MAQATCFKHRNRGGEMDTASIKCLINSISRLVLLVSCQTVKSVPIQKVYRTIADVLKLLKPLLDEVVDYNIPSDDILFQECEELDMAVNEAREFMENWSPKSSKLLSALRSEPLLIKIQNSSLKICCTLSRLLQSSSSASGLMGLQQCMQEIERLKPERVTEYLEEALKSQTKDFMPSIKYLMKITELLSLTSSQELLKESIAVEKERITVEVRDVRGELDQINQIVILVSHIREFMVKSDRITASGIPVPPYFRCPLSSELILDPVIVASGQTYERTAIQKWLDHGLIICPMTRQRLTHTNLIPNYSFKVMVESWCQENNIKLVTNSDCTNAITVPSPLGHISPEGLIHTDTQYSIHSSNSTSRSSAEVEKQRKDVSPRLSGEKSNGRPSGEKDQSSPKQSYIHSRSESASSTVSSVDYMPPASIKVSGISNKHEKDNEFSGEITSEHPVAYIPNKESGISPGLSGKKSHLSKANVELASWHDSPNYPNKQLLPFSSSESDGSTTASHVMKLVEDLKSQLDEVQTRAAEELRLLAKHNMDNRIIIGQCGAITPLLSLLYSEMKLTQEHAVTALLNLSINEDNKAMIAEAGAIEPLIHVLKTGNDGAKENSAAALFSLSVLDEYKAKIGRSGAVKALVDLLGSGTLRGKKDAATALFNLSIFHENKARLVQAGAVKYLIELMDPDTGMADKAVALLANLSTIAEGRLAIARGGGIPLLVEVVESGSQRGKENSASILLQLCLHSPKFCTMVLQEGAVPPLVALSQSGSPRAKEKAQQLLSHFRNQREGAMGKGK, translated from the exons ATGGCTCAAGCCACTTGCTTTAAGCACAGGAATAGAGGAG GTGAGATGGACACAGCATCTATAAAATGTCTAATCAATAGCATATCTCGATTGGTTCTTCTAGTTTCATGCCAAACAGTAAAGTCTGTGCCTATTCAGAAGGTTTACAGAACCATAGCTGATGTATTGAAGCTTTTGAAGCCGCTGCTTGATGAAGTAGTTGATTACAATATACCTTCAGATGACATTCTATTTCAAGAGTGTGAAGAATTGGATATGGCTGTCAATGAAGCTAGGGAATTCATGGAAAACTGGTCTCCAAAGTCAAGCAAACTATTAAGT GCTTTGCGGAGTGAGCCATTGTTGATAAAGATACAAAATTCATCACTCAAGATTTGCTGTACATTAAGTAGATTATTACAGTCATCTTCATCTGCTTCAGGTTTAATGGGTCTACAG CAATGTATGCAGGAAATTGAACGTTTGAAGCCTGAAAGAGTAACAGAATACTTAGAAGAGGCTCTGAAAAGTCAAACAAAAGATTTCATGCCTTCCATCAAATATCTTATGAAAATTACTGAATTGCTTAGCTTGACTTCCAGCCAAGAACTGTTGAAAGAAAGTATTGCTGTAGAGAAGGAAAGAATTACTGTTGAAGTTCGTGATGTTAGAGgggaactagatcaaatcaaccAAATTGTGATTCTTGTCTCTCATATTCGCGAATTCATGGTTAAAAGTGACCGCATTACCGCATCTGGCATCCCGGTCCCTCCATACTTCCGCTGCCCTTTGTCTTCAGAACTCATTTTGGATCCGGTGATTGTAGCTTCGGGTCAAACATATGAGAGAACTGCCATACAAAAATGGCTTGATCATGGGTTGATTATCTGCCCAATGACCCGTCAGAGGCTGACACATACAAACCTCATTCCCAATTACTCATTCAAAGTTATGGTAGAAAGTTGGTGTCAAGAAAATAATATTAAACTTGTGACGAACTCTGACTGCACTAATGCTATCACTGTCCCATCTCCATTAGGTCACATCTCTCCTGAAGGTTTAATTCACACAGATACCCAGTACTCCATCCACAGTAGCAATTCGACATCAAGATCCTCTGCCGAAGTTGAGAAGCAAAGAAAAGATGTATCTCCTAGATTGAGTGGAGAAAAGTCCAATGGACGCCCTAGTGGTGAGAAAGACCAGTCATCACCAAAACAGTCATATATTCATAGCAGGAGTGAATCAGCCTCAAGTACTGTTTCCAGTGTTGATTATATGCCTCCAGCATCTATTAAGGTGTCAGGGATATCCAATAAGCATGAAAAGGATAATGAGTTTTCTGGAGAAATTACATCTGAGCATCCTGTTGCTTATATTCCAAATAAAGAATCAGGAATTTCCCCTGGGCTATCAGGAAAGAAGTCTCACCTTTCCAAAGCAAATGTAGAACTGGCGTCATGGCATGACAGCCCTAACTACCCAAACAAACAGCTGCTTCCATTTTCTAGCTCAGAATCTGATGGGTCGACGACAGCATCCCATGTCATGAAATTAGTTGAAGACCTCAAGAGCCAATTGGATGAAGTGCAAACTAGGGCTGCGGAAGAATTGCGGCTTCTTGCAAAGCACAATATGGATAATCGCATTATTATAGGCCAATGTGGTGCTATCACACCCTTGCTTTCGCTGCTATATTCAGAGATGAAGTTAACGCAAGAGCATGCTGTGACAGCTCTTTTGAATTTATCAATTAATGAAGACAATAAGGCCATGATTGCAGAAGCAGGAGCAATTGAACCGCTCATCCATGTTCTGAAAACTGGGAATGATGGTGCCAAAGAAAACTCAGCTGCAGCTTTATTCAGCCTCTCTGTCTTAGATGAATACAAGGCAAAAATTGGCCGTTCTGGTGCAGTGAAGGCCTTGGTTGATCTTCTAGGCTCCGGGACTCTTAGAGGGAAGAAAGATGCTGCTACTGCACTGTTTAATCTCTCAATTTTTCATGAAAATAAGGCTCGCCTAGTTCAAGCTGGGGCAGTGAAGTATCTTATTGAGTTGATGGACCCTGACACAGGGATGGCTGACAAGGCTGTTGCTCTTCTGGCAAATTTGTCCACCATTGCAGAGGGGCGCTTAGCAATTGCACGGGGAGGAGGAATTCCATTACTAGTTGAGGTCGTGGAATCAGGCTCTCAGAGGGGAAAGGAAAACTCTGCCTCCATTCTGTTGCAACTGTGCCTTCATAGTCCAAAGTTTTGTACTATGGTTCTTCAGGAAGGAGCTGTCCCTCCCCTGGTCGCTTTATCTCAGTCTGGCAGTCCAAGAGCAAAGGAAAAG GCACAGCAGCTTCTCAGTCACTTCCGGAATCAGAGAGAAGGGGCTATGGGGAAGGGAAAATAG
- the LOC133741296 gene encoding large ribosomal subunit protein uL10c-like: MEATLFTSTPPSPALSLTRPASPFLSLPSPPHRRRLRLPTIRSAISRTKKEETVETIKTNLDNCYLMAGISYKGLTVKQFQDLRKALPDSTKLIVAKNTLVYKAIEGTPWEALKPCMTGMNAWLFVHSEEIPPAIKPYRDFQKERKLENNDFTGAVFEGKFYGPGDFKALETMPTRLEIYAKLLGSLKGPASNLVGTIQAPARELVMTLQAYVQKLEESGGGQ; this comes from the coding sequence ATGGAAGCCACTCTGTTCACCTCGACGCCCCCATCCCCGGCCTTATCCCTAACCCGACCCGCCAGCCCATTCCTCTCCCTCCCCTCCCCTCCCCACCGCCGCCGCCTCCGCCTCCCCACCATCCGCTCCGCCATCTCCCGCACCAAGAAAGAAGAGACCGTCGAAACCATCAAGACCAATCTCGACAACTGCTACCTCATGGCCGGTATCAGCTACAAAGGCCTCACCGTCAAGCAATTCCAGGACCTCCGCAAAGCCCTACCTGACTCCACCAAGCTCATCGTCGCCAAGAACACTCTCGTCTACAAAGCCATCGAGGGAACCCCCTGGGAGGCTCTCAAGCCTTGCATGACCGGGATGAACGCCTGGCTGTTCGTCCACAGCGAGGAGATCCCGCCGGCGATTAAGCCCTACCGGGATTTCCAGAAGGAACGGAAGCTCGAGAACAATGACTTCACCGGAGCGGTGTTCGAGGGCAAGTTTTACGGCCCCGGAGACTTCAAGGCGCTGGAGACAATGCCGACGAGGCTGGAGATTTATGCCAAGTTGCTTGGCTCCCTCAAGGGGCCGGCGTCCAACCTCGTCGGGACGATTCAGGCGCCGGCGAGGGAGCTGGTCATGACTTTGCAGGCGTATGTGCAGAAATTGGAGGAGAGCGGCGGCGGGCAGTAG
- the LOC133738221 gene encoding rho-N domain-containing protein 1, chloroplastic produces the protein MSQGVHLICSGPSDSKCLPCSGISGRVAPVYPCSSRFNHRFKSQVRVGSLRGAYTGVSFTCRAGSSGRNRNPDFPRQNRQGYSRGRNRRNEERDSFENLEESDLLSAKNGPLLSLPSNTKFGATAAPGPREKEIVELFRKVQAQLRERTAVKEEKKVEPVQGQGKDNGTVDSLLKLLRKHSAEQAKRNSNGVGNKDFMLDQPEKTGRYSERKNTASLDSINSVKDYAEEPTASLSRPASSFRRKSPINRLTYQPIYSEDDEIVNSVQHVNSTDKRKKNYAERVSEPEPEPEPEPELEIDVESVLEPEPVHDTEFGFEPEPEPELEIVQLLEDETSGPEENVDDEEDEVQEQLIEQTDLSAYKLPELRALAKSRGVKGFSKMKKAELLELLSGGSLDDS, from the exons ATGTCACAGGGCGTTCATCTCATCT GTTCTGGACCATCAGATAGCAAATGTCTACCTTGTTCTGGGATTTCGGGGAGAGTAGCCCCTGTCTATCCTTGCTCTTCTCGTTTCAACCATAGATTCAAGTCGCAGGTCAGGGTTGGATCACTAAGAGGCGCTTATACTGGGGTGTCTTTTACGTGCAGAGCAGGTTCTAGTGGTCGTAATAGAAATCCAGACTTCCCAAGGCAAAACAGGCAAGGGTACTCTCGGGGGAGGAACAGGAGAAATGAAGAGAGAGACAGCTTTGAAAACCTTGAAGAATCTGATTTGCTTTCTGCTAAAAATGGTCCACTGCTCTCCCTCCCTAGTAACACAAAGTTTGGGGCTACTGCAGCCCCTGGTCCCAGAGAAAAAGAGATTGTTGAGCTGTTCAGGAAAGTCCAGGCTCAGCTTCGGGAGAGAACTGCTgttaaagaagaaaagaaggttgAACCCGTGCAAGGGCAAGGTAAAGATAATGGAACTGTGGATTCTCTTCTTAAACTACTAAGGAAACATTCGGCTGAACAGGCAAAGAGAAACAGTAATGGGGTTGGAAACAAAGACTTTATGTTGGACCAACCAGAAAAGACTGGCCGATATAGTGAAAGAAAAAACACGGCTTCTTTGGATTCAATTAACAGTGTGAAGGATTATGCTGAAGAGCCTACTGCCTCTTTGAGCAGGCCTGCATCAAGTTTTCGACGCAAGTCTCCTATCAATCGATTGACATATCAACCTATTTATTCAGAGGATGATGAGATAGTCAATTCGGTGCAGCATGTGAATTCAactgacaaaagaaaaaagaattatgcTGAGAGAGTTTCTGAACCAGAACCTGAGCCAGAGCCAGAGCCAGAGCTTGAGATTGATGTGGAGTCGGTACTTGAGCCTGAGCCTGTTCATGATACTGAGTTTGGATTTGAACCTGAACCCGAGCCTGAGCTAGAGATTGTTCAGTTGTTAGAGGATGAGACTTCAGGTCCTGAAGAAAATGTTGATGATGAGGAGGACGAAGTCCAAGAGCAACTGATTGAACAGACGGATTTGAGTGCATATAAGCTACCAGAATTGAGGGCACTTGCCAAGTCTCGAGGCGTGAAAGGGTTCTCAAAGATGAAGAAGGCCGAGCTTCTGGAGTTGCTAAGTGGTGGGAGCTTAGATGATTCATGA